One genomic region from Arthrobacter sp. YN encodes:
- a CDS encoding Fpg/Nei family DNA glycosylase, producing MPEGHSVHRLARQFQDVFGGRRLDVSSPQGRFTHGAQLLSGHTMVESMAHGKQLFLRFDHDLFLHVHLGLYGAWNFGGDSSFTGASSIGAPRRIGERETGPASDETASRETEYAGPPAPVGAVRVRLVSDHGWADLRGATTCAAITSAEVAVVMERLGPDPLHNRPGDREEFIRRLRRRKTAVALLLMDQSVLAGVGNIYRAEVLFRQAVDPWTQGSTIDEETAGRLWDDTVDTMSDGVRDGRIVTTPSTLWSGGAATAPDADAHFVYKRDGMPCRACGTPVGMTEIGARKLYWCPGCQV from the coding sequence GTGCCCGAGGGGCATTCGGTCCATCGGCTGGCCCGCCAATTCCAGGATGTTTTTGGCGGCCGCCGGCTGGACGTTTCCAGCCCGCAGGGTCGGTTCACCCACGGTGCGCAGCTTCTAAGCGGGCACACCATGGTTGAGTCGATGGCCCACGGGAAGCAGTTGTTCCTCAGGTTCGACCACGATCTCTTCCTCCACGTCCATCTGGGCCTGTACGGCGCGTGGAACTTCGGCGGGGACAGTTCTTTCACTGGTGCCTCCAGCATCGGTGCGCCACGACGCATTGGTGAGCGGGAAACAGGGCCGGCCTCGGACGAAACGGCCTCCCGCGAAACGGAGTACGCCGGCCCGCCTGCGCCGGTGGGCGCCGTCCGTGTCCGGCTGGTCTCGGACCACGGCTGGGCCGATCTCCGCGGCGCTACTACGTGTGCCGCCATTACGTCGGCGGAAGTTGCCGTCGTCATGGAACGGCTGGGTCCGGACCCGCTGCACAACCGCCCGGGCGACCGCGAGGAATTCATCCGCCGCCTGCGCCGCCGGAAAACGGCGGTGGCCCTGTTGCTGATGGATCAGTCCGTCTTGGCCGGCGTGGGCAATATTTATCGAGCGGAAGTGCTGTTCCGGCAGGCCGTCGATCCCTGGACGCAGGGAAGCACCATTGACGAGGAAACGGCCGGCCGTCTGTGGGATGACACCGTGGACACCATGTCCGACGGCGTTCGTGACGGACGGATTGTGACGACACCCTCCACGCTGTGGTCGGGTGGCGCAGCAACAGCCCCCGACGCCGACGCCCACTTTGTCTACAAGCGGGACGGCATGCCCTGCCGGGCCTGCGGAACGCCGGTGGGCATGACGGAAATTGGTGCTCGCAAGCTGTATTGGTGTCCGGGCTGCCAGGTGTAA
- a CDS encoding ribose-5-phosphate isomerase, which produces MELSAHLVSHLTAKGYEVVDHGPKEYDALDDYPSFCINAGVAVVADQEAGVHALGIVLGGSGNGEQIAANKVKGVRAALAWNLSTAKLAREHNDANVVAVGGRQHSVEEATELIEAFLEEPFSNDERHVRRIGKIAVYETTGEIVE; this is translated from the coding sequence ATGGAACTAAGTGCCCACCTGGTCAGCCACCTCACGGCCAAGGGCTATGAAGTGGTGGATCACGGACCCAAGGAGTACGACGCCCTGGACGACTACCCCTCTTTCTGCATCAACGCCGGCGTGGCTGTCGTGGCGGACCAGGAAGCCGGCGTCCACGCCCTGGGCATCGTCCTGGGTGGTTCGGGAAATGGCGAGCAAATTGCCGCCAACAAGGTCAAGGGCGTCCGTGCTGCGCTTGCCTGGAACCTTTCCACCGCAAAGCTGGCCCGGGAGCACAACGACGCCAACGTCGTCGCTGTTGGCGGCCGCCAGCACTCGGTTGAAGAAGCTACGGAGCTCATTGAAGCCTTCCTGGAGGAACCGTTCAGCAACGACGAACGCCATGTTCGCCGGATCGGAAAAATTGCGGTGTACGAAACCACCGGCGAAATCGTCGAGTAG
- the pepN gene encoding aminopeptidase N, whose product MPGLNLTRDEAAIRAQLLNVESYNVTLDLTKGPEVFGSTTVVKFSATPGSTTFIDAITQAVHSVTLNGTDLDPAEVSDGIRIQLADLAADNELVVVADAPYMNTGEGLHRFVDPVDGEVYLYTQFEVPDSRRMFAVFEQPDLKATFTFSITAPSHWDVISNSPTPVPVEAPAGEDGSARSVWEFAPTPRLSSYVTALIAGPYQAVRSEVTSADGRVVPLGVFARKSLMQYLDADNIFTLTRQGFEFFEAQFGCPYPFEKYDQLFVPEFNAGAMENAGAVTILEGYVFRGKVTGAQIERRAITVLHELAHMWFGDLVTMRWWNDLWLNESFAEYMSHLAAVENTEFDRAWTTFASVEKSWAYKQDQLPTTHPIFAEINNLEDVEVNFDGITYAKGASVLRQLVAWVGPEQFMAGVRTYFAKHAWKNTELADLMVELEAASGRDLEGWGKLWLETAGVNTLAPEVTVDADGIITGFAILQTAIDEQPTLRPHRLAVGFYSLSGEGKLERTHREELDVDGPRTEVPALIGKARPDLILLNDDDLAYAKVRLDPHSLATAKAHLKDFSASLPRTLVWGSAWDAARDGETPARGYVDLVLANIAHETDSSVILVQLRQLATTLTYYVAAEHQAEATIAAADKLWALASSVEAGSDAQLQFAKSFAQLARSGGQLDRIQALLDGTETLEGLTVDQDMRWELLTALVAGGRQGQERIDAELARDNTSNGQNAAAQAKAAIPTAEAKAAAWDAIVVTGELSNALQSSAVAGFMRVPTTELLEPYAEKYFDAVPGIVKERTHALAQQIVVGLYPAQLTTQATVDRTDEFLAALPEDSAALRRMMLENRDGVARALRARAADA is encoded by the coding sequence TTGCCAGGCCTGAACCTCACGCGCGACGAAGCCGCGATCCGCGCCCAACTGCTCAACGTCGAGTCGTACAACGTCACTTTGGACCTGACCAAAGGTCCCGAGGTCTTCGGCTCCACCACCGTGGTGAAGTTCTCCGCAACTCCGGGATCCACCACCTTCATTGATGCCATCACCCAGGCCGTCCACAGCGTGACCTTGAACGGAACTGATCTGGACCCCGCGGAGGTCTCGGACGGCATCCGCATCCAGCTGGCGGACCTCGCCGCCGACAACGAACTCGTGGTGGTCGCAGACGCCCCCTACATGAACACGGGCGAAGGACTGCACCGTTTCGTTGACCCTGTGGACGGCGAGGTGTACCTCTACACGCAGTTCGAGGTTCCGGACTCCCGGCGAATGTTCGCCGTCTTTGAGCAGCCGGACCTTAAAGCCACCTTCACCTTCAGCATCACAGCGCCGTCGCACTGGGATGTCATCTCCAACTCCCCCACACCGGTTCCCGTTGAAGCTCCTGCCGGGGAAGACGGCAGCGCCCGGTCCGTGTGGGAATTCGCGCCCACTCCCCGACTGTCCTCGTACGTCACCGCGTTGATCGCCGGACCGTACCAGGCGGTCCGTTCCGAGGTCACCAGCGCCGACGGACGAGTTGTGCCGCTGGGAGTCTTTGCCCGCAAGTCGCTGATGCAGTATCTCGATGCGGACAACATCTTCACCCTGACCCGTCAAGGATTTGAGTTCTTCGAAGCCCAGTTCGGCTGCCCCTACCCGTTTGAAAAGTACGATCAGCTGTTTGTTCCCGAGTTCAACGCCGGGGCCATGGAAAACGCAGGCGCCGTGACCATCCTGGAAGGCTACGTCTTCCGCGGAAAAGTCACGGGAGCCCAGATCGAACGGCGCGCCATCACCGTTCTGCACGAACTGGCCCACATGTGGTTCGGGGACCTGGTGACCATGCGGTGGTGGAACGACCTCTGGCTCAACGAGTCCTTCGCCGAATACATGTCGCACCTGGCCGCCGTGGAAAACACGGAATTCGACCGTGCCTGGACCACTTTCGCCTCAGTCGAAAAGTCATGGGCGTACAAGCAGGACCAGCTGCCCACCACCCACCCGATCTTCGCGGAAATCAACAACCTCGAAGACGTGGAGGTGAACTTCGATGGCATCACCTATGCCAAGGGTGCTTCCGTGCTCCGCCAGTTGGTGGCCTGGGTGGGTCCGGAGCAGTTCATGGCCGGCGTCCGCACCTACTTCGCCAAGCACGCCTGGAAGAACACTGAGCTCGCCGATCTCATGGTGGAGCTTGAGGCGGCCAGCGGCCGCGACCTGGAGGGGTGGGGCAAGCTCTGGCTCGAAACTGCCGGCGTCAACACCCTTGCTCCCGAGGTGACCGTCGACGCTGACGGAATCATCACCGGCTTCGCGATTCTGCAGACCGCGATCGACGAACAGCCAACCCTCCGTCCGCACCGCCTCGCCGTTGGCTTCTACTCACTCTCCGGTGAGGGCAAGCTGGAGCGTACCCACCGGGAGGAGCTTGATGTCGATGGCCCCCGCACGGAAGTCCCTGCCCTGATTGGCAAGGCACGTCCGGACCTTATCCTGCTCAATGACGACGACCTCGCCTACGCCAAGGTCCGGCTCGACCCGCACTCCCTTGCCACCGCGAAGGCCCACCTGAAGGACTTCTCGGCCAGCCTGCCGCGCACCTTGGTGTGGGGCTCTGCCTGGGATGCCGCGCGCGACGGCGAAACCCCGGCCCGTGGTTACGTGGACCTGGTCCTTGCCAACATTGCGCACGAAACTGATTCCTCGGTCATCCTTGTCCAGCTTCGCCAGCTGGCCACTACCTTGACCTACTACGTGGCCGCCGAGCACCAAGCCGAGGCCACCATCGCCGCCGCAGACAAGCTGTGGGCGCTTGCATCCTCGGTGGAAGCGGGCTCGGATGCCCAGCTGCAGTTCGCCAAGTCCTTTGCCCAGCTCGCGCGCAGCGGGGGCCAGCTGGACCGCATCCAGGCGCTGCTGGACGGAACCGAAACGCTGGAAGGCCTCACGGTGGACCAGGACATGCGCTGGGAGCTCCTGACCGCACTGGTGGCCGGCGGGCGCCAAGGCCAGGAACGCATCGACGCCGAACTTGCCCGTGACAACACCTCCAACGGTCAAAATGCTGCCGCCCAAGCGAAGGCAGCCATCCCCACCGCTGAAGCCAAGGCCGCAGCATGGGACGCGATTGTTGTCACCGGAGAACTCTCCAACGCGCTGCAGTCGTCAGCCGTGGCCGGCTTCATGCGGGTCCCGACCACTGAATTGCTGGAGCCCTACGCCGAAAAGTACTTTGACGCCGTGCCCGGAATCGTCAAGGAACGCACCCACGCCCTGGCGCAGCAGATTGTAGTGGGGCTCTACCCGGCGCAGCTCACGACGCAGGCAACGGTGGACCGTACGGACGAGTTCCTGGCGGCGCTTCCGGAGGACAGCGCGGCGCTTCGCCGGATGATGCTGGAGAACCGCGACGGAGTAGCCCGCGCCCTCCGCGCACGGGCTGCCGACGCCTAG
- a CDS encoding OsmC family protein, with protein sequence MGLNEHHYALTVRWTGNLGEGTAGYRSYSRDHDIEIPGLPTLQGSADPTFHGNHSRYNPEQLLLAAVSQCHMLSFLHVAVKHGVVVTGYEDNAEGLMKLNRDGSGQFESVTLKPHVTIAEPGHAGLMSQLHHEANQVCFIARSVNFPVLHKPSTTPAAG encoded by the coding sequence ATGGGCCTCAACGAACACCATTACGCGCTGACCGTCCGCTGGACCGGAAACCTGGGTGAGGGCACGGCCGGCTACCGGTCATATTCACGGGACCACGACATCGAAATCCCGGGCCTGCCCACCCTCCAGGGCTCCGCTGATCCCACCTTCCATGGAAACCATTCACGCTACAACCCGGAGCAACTGCTGCTCGCTGCCGTCTCGCAGTGCCACATGTTGTCTTTTCTCCACGTGGCCGTCAAGCACGGGGTGGTAGTCACGGGCTACGAGGACAATGCCGAGGGCCTGATGAAGCTCAACCGGGACGGCAGCGGGCAGTTCGAAAGCGTCACGCTCAAACCCCACGTCACCATTGCCGAACCTGGCCACGCCGGGTTGATGTCCCAACTGCACCATGAAGCCAATCAGGTCTGCTTCATCGCCCGCAGCGTCAACTTCCCCGTACTCCACAAACCAAGCACGACGCCGGCAGCCGGCTAA
- a CDS encoding NAD-dependent epimerase/dehydratase family protein gives MRILVLGGTAFLSAETARQAVAAGHDVTCFARGTSTTPPDGATWVRGDRALGAAAYAELDGGWDAVVEVSRDPVQAGEALDVLGTAAAHWTFVSSCSVYADHSIPGADEGAEMLEPLPAGQAGTPETYGESKSAIEQMTLAVVGEKAHIVRAGLISGPGDGTDRYGYWSARFAADPGPVLVPDIPDAATQIIDVRDLAAWILQSAGEGLTGTYNALGDVVRFEDYLAESQRAAGAGTGDGVAQDVVRADEEWLVENGIEYWAGPDSLPLWLPADHDGFQARSNKAARERGMVLRPWQETLAATLEDERSRGLDRERKAGLSRETEQRLVALWRARQT, from the coding sequence ATGCGCATCCTGGTCCTTGGCGGTACCGCCTTCCTGTCCGCAGAAACCGCCCGGCAGGCAGTTGCCGCGGGACATGACGTCACCTGCTTTGCCCGTGGCACCTCAACGACCCCTCCCGACGGCGCCACCTGGGTCAGGGGCGACCGCGCCCTGGGCGCGGCGGCTTATGCGGAACTCGACGGCGGATGGGACGCGGTGGTGGAGGTGTCGCGGGATCCCGTGCAGGCGGGCGAGGCGTTGGACGTGCTGGGAACAGCCGCCGCGCACTGGACGTTTGTATCGAGTTGCTCTGTTTATGCAGACCATTCGATACCCGGCGCCGATGAGGGCGCGGAGATGCTGGAGCCGTTGCCGGCGGGCCAGGCCGGTACCCCGGAGACTTACGGCGAGTCCAAATCCGCTATTGAGCAGATGACTTTGGCTGTGGTGGGGGAGAAAGCACACATCGTGCGGGCGGGACTCATCAGCGGCCCGGGGGACGGCACTGACAGGTACGGATACTGGTCCGCTCGATTCGCTGCTGACCCTGGCCCGGTGCTGGTTCCTGACATCCCGGATGCCGCAACACAGATCATTGACGTCCGCGATCTTGCAGCGTGGATCCTGCAGTCCGCCGGTGAAGGACTGACGGGTACCTACAACGCGTTGGGCGACGTCGTGCGGTTCGAGGACTACCTGGCCGAGTCCCAGCGGGCGGCTGGAGCCGGAACCGGGGATGGAGTCGCGCAGGACGTTGTCCGGGCTGATGAAGAGTGGCTCGTGGAGAACGGCATCGAGTATTGGGCAGGACCGGACTCGCTTCCTTTGTGGTTGCCGGCGGACCATGATGGCTTCCAGGCTCGGTCCAACAAAGCAGCACGTGAGCGCGGAATGGTCCTGCGGCCATGGCAGGAAACCTTGGCGGCCACCCTCGAGGATGAACGGAGCCGGGGATTGGACAGGGAACGCAAAGCCGGGCTCAGCCGCGAAACCGAACAGCGCCTCGTGGCACTATGGCGGGCCCGGCAGACTTAG
- a CDS encoding mechanosensitive ion channel family protein, which translates to MTSIPLAEIVTLEPEKIDLVSILITVGVGLGVWIVARFIILRITRRVSAGSSFFKKAHFKWVQPAIRALDHERRSQRAETIGTLLTSLVSVVVVVIVIIYVLKYMNVDVAPLLTSVGILGVAIGFGAQQLIRDFLAGIFITIEDQYGIGDVIVTSEVIGTVESVGLRITRVRAEDGAIWYLRNGEILRVGNRSQGDYVPLETPDTTIEPGAAAAPVTAGAPRVTKAEEKSNE; encoded by the coding sequence TTGACCTCCATCCCCCTGGCAGAAATTGTCACTTTGGAACCCGAAAAGATCGACCTCGTTTCAATCCTCATCACTGTAGGCGTGGGCCTGGGTGTGTGGATCGTTGCGCGGTTCATCATCTTGCGCATCACCCGGCGGGTTTCCGCCGGAAGTTCCTTCTTCAAGAAAGCGCACTTCAAGTGGGTGCAACCCGCCATCCGCGCACTGGACCACGAGCGCCGCTCCCAGCGTGCCGAGACCATCGGCACCTTGCTGACGAGCCTGGTAAGCGTTGTGGTGGTGGTGATCGTGATCATCTACGTCCTCAAATACATGAACGTGGACGTCGCGCCCCTGCTGACCAGCGTGGGCATCCTGGGTGTCGCCATCGGCTTCGGCGCCCAGCAACTGATCCGTGATTTCCTCGCCGGAATCTTCATCACCATCGAAGACCAATACGGAATCGGCGATGTCATCGTCACCAGCGAAGTGATTGGTACCGTTGAATCCGTGGGCCTGCGCATTACCCGGGTCCGCGCTGAAGACGGAGCCATCTGGTATCTGCGCAACGGCGAAATCCTCCGCGTGGGCAACCGCTCGCAGGGTGACTACGTCCCTCTGGAAACACCGGACACCACCATTGAGCCCGGCGCTGCAGCTGCGCCGGTCACAGCAGGCGCACCGCGCGTCACCAAAGCCGAGGAGAAGTCCAATGAGTAG
- a CDS encoding globin yields the protein MSSTAGGQQPAPQSGPRRQLMQNDPFSQPAYTDSFYAAVGGHETFVKLIDVFYDGVATDPLLRPMYPEEDLGPAKRRFLMFLEQYWGGPTTYGEERGHPRLRMRHMPFRVTPEAKDRWLFHMRTAVDSLELSPLHEGTLWDYMERAALTMVNSPSAGA from the coding sequence ATGAGTAGTACAGCAGGCGGGCAACAACCGGCACCCCAATCGGGGCCCCGACGCCAGCTGATGCAGAATGACCCCTTCAGCCAGCCCGCCTACACGGATAGTTTTTACGCTGCAGTGGGCGGTCACGAGACATTCGTTAAGCTCATCGACGTCTTCTACGACGGCGTTGCCACGGATCCATTGCTTCGGCCCATGTACCCGGAGGAGGACCTGGGGCCGGCAAAGCGGCGCTTCCTGATGTTCCTGGAACAATACTGGGGCGGTCCCACCACCTACGGCGAAGAACGCGGCCACCCCCGGCTGCGCATGCGCCACATGCCGTTCCGGGTAACCCCCGAGGCCAAGGACCGCTGGCTGTTCCACATGCGCACGGCCGTGGACTCCCTGGAGCTCTCCCCGCTGCATGAGGGCACCTTGTGGGACTACATGGAACGGGCTGCGCTGACCATGGTCAACAGTCCTTCGGCCGGCGCCTGA
- a CDS encoding acyl-CoA thioesterase gives MTETNAGLEVEAPAEDPMDVLIGLLDLGDFDGARTNEDIFLGPSQKQPRHRVFGGQVLAQSMMAGMRTVEPDRVAHSMHGYFLRPGDANKPITFGVERLRDGRSFSARRVHAYQDGAPILSMIASFQVEDTGLDHQATMPEGIPDPESLPSTAELLSQFDHPMARHMSSERPFDVRHIDPALYVSPPTQHVASNAVWMKTMGPLPDDPNLHRAALAYASDYTLLEPILRAHGLAWMTPGMSVASLDHAMWWHRPVRVDEWMLYVQESPSAQGARGLATGRIFNRDGLHVATVAQEGMVRIP, from the coding sequence ATGACTGAGACGAATGCTGGCCTTGAAGTGGAAGCACCTGCAGAAGACCCCATGGATGTGCTGATCGGCCTGCTGGACCTTGGTGACTTTGACGGAGCCCGGACCAATGAGGACATCTTCCTGGGCCCATCGCAGAAGCAGCCACGGCACCGGGTCTTTGGTGGCCAGGTTCTGGCGCAGTCGATGATGGCCGGCATGCGAACAGTGGAACCGGACAGGGTGGCACACTCCATGCATGGCTACTTCCTGCGGCCGGGGGACGCCAACAAGCCCATCACTTTCGGTGTTGAAAGGCTGCGGGACGGACGTTCGTTCTCCGCCCGACGCGTACACGCCTACCAGGACGGCGCGCCGATTCTCTCAATGATCGCGTCATTCCAGGTGGAGGACACCGGCCTGGACCACCAAGCCACCATGCCCGAAGGCATCCCCGACCCCGAGTCCCTGCCCAGCACTGCGGAGCTGTTGTCGCAGTTCGACCACCCGATGGCACGGCACATGTCATCTGAACGTCCGTTCGACGTCCGCCACATTGACCCGGCGCTCTATGTTTCCCCGCCCACCCAGCACGTGGCAAGCAACGCCGTGTGGATGAAAACCATGGGACCGTTGCCCGATGATCCCAACCTGCACCGTGCCGCCCTGGCCTATGCCAGCGACTACACGCTGTTGGAGCCCATTCTCCGCGCACACGGCCTCGCCTGGATGACGCCGGGAATGAGCGTCGCCAGCCTCGACCACGCCATGTGGTGGCACCGTCCGGTTCGGGTGGACGAGTGGATGCTCTACGTCCAGGAGTCCCCCAGCGCCCAAGGCGCACGAGGACTCGCCACCGGCCGCATCTTCAACCGCGACGGGCTGCATGTTGCCACCGTGGCCCAAGAGGGCATGGTACGGATCCCTTAG
- the ettA gene encoding energy-dependent translational throttle protein EttA, giving the protein MAEFIYTMTKARKAVGDKLILDDVSMSFYPGAKIGVVGPNGAGKSTILKIMAGLDTPSNGEARLSPGYTVGILLQEPPLNEEKTVLGNVQEGVGEIYGKIQRFNEISEEMANPDADYETLLDEMGKLQEAIDAADAWDIDSQLEQAMDALRCPPADSDVTVLSGGERRRVALCKLLLQKPDLLLLDEPTNHLDAESVLWLEQHLSQYPGAVLAVTHDRYFLDHVAEWIAEVDRGHLYPYEGNYSTYLEKKKARLEVQGKKDAKLSKRLTEELEWVRSNAKGRQTKSKARLARYEEMAAEADRTRKLDFEEIQIPPGPRLGSLVIEAKNLKKGFDDRVLIDGLSFSLPRNGIVGVIGPNGVGKSTLFKTIVGMEPLDDGELKIGESVKISYVDQSRGGIDPNKSLWEVVSEGHDFLQVGQVEMPSRAYVSAFGFKGPDQQKKAGVLSGGERNRLNLALTLKQGGNLLLLDEPTNDLDVETLGSLENALLEFPGCAVVVSHDRWFLDRVATHILAYEGDDENPSKWYWFEGNFDSYEENKVERLGPDAAKPHRVTHRRLTRD; this is encoded by the coding sequence ATGGCGGAATTCATTTACACGATGACCAAGGCTCGCAAAGCCGTTGGCGACAAACTTATTCTGGACGATGTCAGCATGTCGTTCTATCCTGGCGCGAAGATCGGCGTCGTGGGACCGAACGGTGCTGGTAAGTCCACCATCCTGAAGATCATGGCCGGACTGGACACCCCTTCAAACGGCGAGGCCCGCCTGAGCCCCGGCTACACCGTGGGCATCCTCCTGCAGGAACCGCCGCTGAACGAGGAAAAGACCGTCTTGGGCAATGTCCAGGAAGGTGTAGGCGAGATCTACGGCAAGATCCAGCGTTTCAACGAGATCTCCGAAGAAATGGCCAACCCGGACGCGGATTACGAGACGCTCCTGGATGAAATGGGCAAGCTGCAGGAAGCCATTGACGCTGCCGACGCCTGGGACATCGATTCCCAGCTCGAACAGGCTATGGACGCCTTGCGTTGCCCGCCGGCTGATTCCGACGTCACTGTCCTCTCCGGTGGTGAGCGCCGCCGCGTGGCCCTGTGCAAGCTTCTTCTCCAGAAGCCTGATCTCCTGCTCCTCGATGAGCCCACCAACCACTTGGACGCCGAGAGCGTGCTGTGGCTCGAACAGCACCTCTCCCAGTACCCCGGTGCTGTCCTTGCCGTGACCCACGACCGTTACTTCCTGGACCATGTGGCCGAGTGGATCGCAGAAGTTGACCGCGGCCACCTCTACCCGTATGAGGGCAACTACTCCACCTACCTGGAGAAGAAGAAGGCCCGCCTGGAGGTCCAAGGCAAAAAGGACGCCAAGCTGTCCAAGCGCCTTACCGAGGAACTTGAGTGGGTGCGCTCCAACGCCAAGGGCCGCCAAACCAAGTCCAAGGCCCGTCTTGCCCGCTACGAAGAAATGGCTGCAGAGGCCGATCGCACCCGCAAGCTGGACTTCGAAGAGATCCAGATCCCGCCGGGACCGCGCCTGGGTTCCCTGGTCATCGAGGCCAAGAACCTGAAGAAGGGCTTCGACGACCGCGTCCTGATCGATGGCCTCTCCTTCTCGCTGCCCCGCAACGGCATCGTTGGCGTCATCGGACCCAACGGTGTGGGTAAGTCCACGCTGTTCAAGACGATCGTGGGCATGGAGCCGTTGGACGATGGTGAGCTCAAGATCGGCGAGTCCGTGAAGATCTCCTACGTGGACCAGTCCCGTGGCGGCATCGATCCCAACAAATCCCTCTGGGAAGTTGTTTCGGAAGGACATGACTTCCTCCAGGTCGGTCAGGTCGAAATGCCTTCGCGTGCCTACGTGTCGGCGTTCGGCTTCAAGGGCCCGGACCAGCAGAAGAAGGCCGGTGTCCTCTCCGGTGGTGAGCGCAACCGCCTCAACCTGGCGCTGACCCTCAAGCAGGGTGGCAACTTGTTGCTGCTTGACGAACCTACCAACGACCTCGACGTCGAAACCCTGGGCAGCCTAGAAAACGCCCTTCTCGAATTCCCGGGCTGCGCAGTGGTGGTTTCGCACGATCGTTGGTTCCTCGACCGGGTAGCGACCCACATCCTCGCCTACGAAGGTGACGACGAGAACCCGTCCAAGTGGTACTGGTTCGAGGGCAACTTCGACTCCTACGAAGAGAACAAGGTGGAGCGCCTTGGCCCCGATGCCGCCAAGCCGCACCGCGTGACGCACCGCCGCCTGACCCGCGACTAG
- a CDS encoding DUF6993 domain-containing protein: MSRGTTPCGKTTGAATIRGAALSLAIAVTVALTGCTSSTGSTAQPGTVPAPSTSAQATAPVDPAVAATSATVETTLKNLVAGNPKPDQEALRSALVSAGIPKANVEVSVSRTPTGLDVDALEAAALTGESCIVGQIRDGGVLVTVLPVLATGKCFVGDAR, encoded by the coding sequence ATGAGCAGGGGAACGACGCCGTGTGGCAAGACAACAGGGGCAGCGACAATCCGCGGTGCAGCATTGTCGCTGGCGATAGCGGTGACTGTGGCGCTGACTGGATGCACGTCAAGCACGGGGTCCACAGCGCAACCAGGAACCGTCCCGGCTCCCTCCACCTCTGCCCAAGCCACAGCTCCGGTGGATCCTGCAGTCGCTGCCACGTCGGCAACCGTCGAAACTACGCTGAAAAACCTCGTGGCCGGCAACCCGAAGCCGGACCAGGAAGCGCTCCGCTCGGCCTTGGTCTCGGCCGGGATTCCGAAGGCCAACGTGGAAGTCTCTGTCAGCCGCACGCCCACGGGCCTTGACGTCGATGCCCTGGAGGCAGCGGCTTTGACCGGGGAGAGCTGCATCGTGGGGCAAATCCGTGACGGTGGTGTCCTGGTGACCGTACTGCCCGTGCTGGCTACTGGTAAATGCTTCGTGGGAGACGCCCGCTAG